In a single window of the Bufo bufo chromosome 5, aBufBuf1.1, whole genome shotgun sequence genome:
- the LOC121002491 gene encoding protein kinase C delta type-like — protein sequence MIKASKRPGSPIQESILKKRKRGEKTGGKAEDGPSTSYNTEMEQLSVKTPAETPIIVTGLESFTFHKILGEGGFGKVMLATHPDCQQQLAVKLVKKRVLLQNFRNKVLIERQVLEVTGKSPLFTHAYATFQTKDYTFFIMEFLSGGDLGDLIHAKAPFTIPVTRFCAAEIICGLQFLHNRGIIHRDIKPENILMDSAGHLKIADFGLAVMNIFGERKISQYAGTLSYMAPEILLEKPYNTAVDWFSAGVTIYQMATGKYPFSASIFPEKIQKSLINDVPTYPKRLNPQARDLIERLLIKSPESRQLAVCNIREHPFFMDIEWTDIEEAAACPPFQPGPNIWQNCERDRPQDLEEDKPLEVSSSTIHTDVRNRSVGENHHVIAEPLDDITLTRKSTENCCPFSFPTATRSNLRVITCRVAGAEKQQEVDEDSSTNQ from the exons ATGATCAAGGCTTCGAAAAGACCTGGAAGCCCTATACAGGAGAGTATCCTAAAaaagaggaagaggggagaaaagACAGGGGGAAAAGCTGAAGATGGACCCAGCACATCCTATAACACTGAGATGGAACAGCTGTCAG TGAAAACCCCAGCAGAAACCCCCATCATTGTGACTGGACTGGAAAGCTTCACCTTCCATAAAATTCTTGGAGAGGGTGGTTTTGGTAAA GTCATGCTGGCCACACATCCCGACTGCCAACAACAACTGGCAGTGAagctggtgaagaagagggtcctgcTTCAGAACTTTAGAAACAAAGTTCTGATTGAGCGACAGGTCCTGGAGGTGACTGGGAAAAGTCCACTATTCACCCATGCTTATGCCACCttccagaccaag GACTATACCTTCTTTATCATGGAGTTTCTCAGCGGAGGAGACCTAGGTGACCTCATACATGCCAAAGCCCCATTCACCATTCCAGTCACCAG ATTTTGTGCAGCTGAGATCATCTGTGGGCTGCAGTTTCTCCATAACAGAGGCATCATACATAGAGACATAAAACCAGAAAACATCTTAATGGACAGCGCCGGTCACTTGAAGATTGCCGATTTCGGTCTTGCCGTGATGAACATCTTTGGGGAAAGGAAGATCTCACAATATGCCGGAACTCTTAGCTACATGGCACCCGAG ATTCTTCTGGAGAAGCCCTACAACACGGCAGTGGACTGGTTCTCAGCTGGTGTGACGATATATcagatggctactggcaaatatccATTCTCTGCCAGTATATTTCCTGAAAAAATTCAGAAGTCACTGATCAACGATGTTCCCACCTACCCAAAACGACTCAACCCACAAGCCAGAGACCTCATAGAGAGG ctctTAATCAAGTCACCAGAGAGTCGCCAGTTAGCGGTATGTAACATCAGGGAACATCCATTTTTCATGGACATCGAGTGGACAGATATAGAGGAAGCAGCAGCTTGTCCACCATTCCAACCAGGACCA AACATTTGGCAGAATTGTGAGAGAGATCGTCCACAGGATCTGGAGGAGGATAAACCACTGGAAGTGAGCAGCTCCACTATACATACAGATGTCCGCAATAGATCAGTGGGAGAAAAccatcatgttatagcagagcctCTTGATGACATCACACTCACCAGAAAATCCACTGAGAATTGCTGTCCTT TTTCATTTCCAACTGCCACTAGGAGTAACCTGAGGGTCataacctgcagagtagcaggagcagagaagcagcaGGAAGTCGATGAAGATTCTTCCACGAATCAATGA